The following are encoded together in the Bradyrhizobium genosp. L genome:
- a CDS encoding ABC transporter ATP-binding protein, with the protein MKLTVKDLNSFYGPAHILFDIALEVGEGEVVALLGRNGAGKSTTFRSIVGLVENRSGRIVFEGRDVSREPTHAIVRGGLGYVPEERRIFTDLTVEENLEVGRQPKRSGAPQWDRDKLFKLFPNLGEMRGRPGGRMSGGEQQMLTIARTLMGNPSLVLLDEPSEGLSPKIVEQMVDAILKMKKEGVSIVVSEQNLHFARLISDRAYIIERGRICFGGTMAELDARPDIRDAHLSL; encoded by the coding sequence ATGAAGCTCACGGTGAAGGACCTCAACAGCTTCTACGGCCCCGCGCATATCCTGTTCGACATTGCCCTCGAAGTCGGTGAGGGCGAGGTGGTGGCGCTGCTCGGGCGCAATGGTGCCGGCAAGTCGACCACGTTCCGCTCGATCGTCGGCCTGGTCGAGAACCGCTCCGGCCGCATCGTGTTCGAGGGCAGGGACGTCTCGCGCGAGCCGACACACGCGATCGTGCGCGGCGGCCTCGGCTATGTGCCGGAGGAGCGGCGTATCTTCACCGACCTGACGGTCGAGGAAAATCTCGAGGTCGGCCGCCAGCCGAAACGATCAGGCGCGCCGCAATGGGACCGCGACAAACTGTTCAAGCTGTTCCCCAACCTCGGCGAGATGCGCGGACGGCCCGGCGGCCGCATGAGCGGCGGCGAGCAGCAGATGCTGACGATCGCGCGCACGCTGATGGGCAATCCGTCGCTGGTGCTGCTGGATGAACCCTCCGAGGGGCTGTCGCCAAAGATCGTCGAGCAGATGGTCGACGCGATCCTGAAAATGAAGAAGGAAGGCGTCTCTATCGTGGTCTCCGAGCAGAATTTGCATTTTGCCCGGCTGATCTCGGATCGCGCCTATATCATCGAGCGCGGCCGGATCTGCTTCGGCGGCACCATGGCCGAACTCGATGCGCGTCCGGACATCCGCGACGCGCATCTGTCGCTGTAG
- a CDS encoding ABC transporter ATP-binding protein: protein MSMVPTLLSVEGLTKSYGGVHAMRGVSFELRSGEILALIGPNGAGKSTCFNVLNGQIVPDSGRVRVLGEDTTGKKPRAIWRMGVGRTFQITATFPTMTVRENVQVALVSHGGQLFNLWTSTAAYARDEAGRLLDLVGMGAYAERPCGELAYGDLKRLELAIALANQPKLLLMDEPTAGMAPRERVELMRLTARIAREQSIGVLFTEHDMDVVFEHADRILVLNRGSLIAEGSPAEVRGNAEVRAIYLGDGLLYDARHREGAPA from the coding sequence ATGAGCATGGTTCCCACATTGCTGTCGGTCGAGGGGCTGACCAAATCCTATGGCGGCGTGCATGCCATGCGCGGCGTCTCGTTCGAGCTGCGCTCAGGCGAGATCCTGGCGCTGATCGGGCCGAACGGTGCGGGCAAGAGCACCTGCTTCAACGTGCTCAACGGCCAGATTGTGCCGGACTCCGGCCGTGTGCGCGTGCTGGGCGAGGACACCACCGGCAAGAAGCCGCGCGCGATCTGGCGTATGGGCGTCGGGCGCACCTTCCAGATCACGGCCACGTTCCCGACCATGACGGTGCGCGAGAACGTGCAAGTTGCGCTGGTCTCGCATGGTGGCCAGCTGTTCAACCTGTGGACCTCGACCGCGGCTTACGCGCGCGACGAGGCCGGACGACTGCTCGATCTGGTCGGCATGGGCGCCTATGCCGAGCGGCCCTGCGGCGAGCTCGCCTATGGCGACCTCAAGCGGCTCGAGCTTGCGATCGCGCTCGCCAACCAGCCGAAGCTGCTGCTGATGGACGAGCCGACCGCCGGCATGGCGCCGCGCGAGCGCGTCGAGCTGATGCGCCTGACGGCACGGATCGCCCGTGAGCAATCGATTGGCGTGCTCTTCACCGAGCACGACATGGACGTGGTGTTCGAGCATGCCGACCGCATCCTGGTGCTCAACCGCGGCAGCCTGATCGCCGAGGGCTCGCCGGCCGAGGTTCGCGGCAATGCCGAGGTGCGCGCGATCTATCTCGGCGACGGCCTGCTCTATGACGCACGGCACCGCGAGGGAGCGCCGGCATGA
- a CDS encoding MarR family winged helix-turn-helix transcriptional regulator, whose amino-acid sequence MAKSAVQKRSAKAAKPLYVLDEQIGFILRQVSQRHAVIFAREIGINLTPTQWAALSKLSEVGPCSQNQLGRLTSMDVATIKGVIDRLTARGLTETAPDPDDGRRLMVSLTRAGVQMAEKAAPNALTISKETLAPLDAKERETLMALLGRLR is encoded by the coding sequence ATGGCGAAGAGCGCGGTACAGAAGCGAAGCGCGAAGGCGGCGAAGCCGCTTTACGTGCTGGACGAGCAGATCGGTTTCATCCTGCGCCAGGTGTCGCAGCGCCACGCCGTGATCTTCGCCCGCGAGATCGGCATCAATCTGACGCCGACGCAGTGGGCCGCGCTGTCGAAACTGTCCGAGGTCGGCCCATGCTCGCAGAACCAGCTGGGACGGCTGACCTCGATGGATGTCGCGACCATCAAGGGCGTGATCGACCGCCTCACCGCGCGCGGGCTGACGGAGACTGCACCCGATCCCGACGACGGCCGCCGGCTGATGGTGAGCCTGACGCGCGCCGGCGTGCAGATGGCCGAGAAAGCCGCGCCGAATGCGCTGACGATCTCGAAGGAAACGCTGGCCCCGCTCGAC